A single genomic interval of Noviherbaspirillum saxi harbors:
- a CDS encoding enoyl-CoA hydratase/isomerase family protein translates to MSDESPSLECVGATATILLQRPREHNRIDPDDIAVIRSHLDNIQQRSDIRVVVFSGRGDKTFSSGYTIQALVEKLDRNFEELLDAVENYPLPTICALNGSVYGGATDLALCCDVRIGVRNSRMFMPAAKFGLHYYPGGLRRYVAQLGPSETKRLFLTAAAIDDEEMLRIGFLNELVEREQLPAKVREYADAIAACEPHTVISLKRQINAIAAAEPSAATFRDDYERSLRSEAFRLRVNAVAKRE, encoded by the coding sequence ATGTCTGACGAGAGCCCGAGCCTGGAGTGTGTCGGCGCGACCGCGACGATACTGCTTCAGCGTCCACGGGAACACAATCGGATCGATCCCGATGATATCGCTGTAATCCGCTCGCATCTCGACAACATTCAACAGCGCAGCGACATCCGCGTGGTGGTCTTCAGTGGGCGTGGGGACAAGACCTTCAGCTCCGGATACACCATTCAGGCGCTCGTCGAAAAACTGGATCGCAATTTCGAAGAATTGCTCGACGCCGTGGAGAACTACCCACTGCCGACCATTTGCGCACTGAATGGCAGTGTGTATGGCGGTGCTACCGACCTGGCTCTGTGCTGCGATGTTCGGATTGGCGTACGGAATTCGCGCATGTTCATGCCGGCCGCGAAATTCGGCCTGCATTACTACCCGGGGGGACTACGGCGCTATGTTGCCCAATTGGGGCCGAGCGAAACAAAGCGGCTTTTTCTGACCGCCGCGGCGATCGATGACGAAGAGATGCTGCGCATCGGCTTTTTGAACGAACTGGTCGAGCGCGAGCAGTTGCCGGCCAAGGTTCGCGAATATGCAGACGCTATCGCAGCCTGTGAACCGCATACGGTTATCTCGTTGAAACGACAGATCAATGCGATTGCCGCAGCCGAGCCGAGCGCTGCCACCTTCCGCGATGACTATGAGCGTTCGCTGCGCTCAGAAGCATTCAGGCTTCGTGTCAACGCCGTTGCCAAGCGCGAGTAA
- the dctP gene encoding TRAP transporter substrate-binding protein DctP: protein MSAIKRRSFLGAIALTPLMSFQSVWAQGTTLKISHQFPGGTIKEGDFRDRLCHMFAAEVDRRTKGGLKFKIYPGSSLMKTNAQFSAMRKGALDMSLLALSYAGGEVPEANIGLMPGLVTSYEQGYSWKNAEVGKELSRILLDKGIVVVSWIWQAGGVASRTKAIIDPADAKGMKIRGGSREMDLILKEAGAAVVTLPSNEIYAAMQTGAVDAALTSSTSLISFRLEEVSKSVTTGRSKAYWFMFEPLLISRAIFDNLSKEHQAAIMAAGADLEQFARQAAQQDDVAVAEIYKKAGANVVDLDDASVKKWQTIARATAWKDYAAKNANCANLLKLAEKLL, encoded by the coding sequence ATGTCTGCAATAAAGCGTAGGTCCTTTCTCGGTGCGATCGCACTCACGCCGCTGATGTCCTTTCAGTCGGTATGGGCACAGGGTACGACCTTGAAAATATCCCACCAATTCCCCGGTGGCACGATAAAGGAAGGCGACTTCCGGGATCGGCTGTGCCATATGTTTGCGGCGGAAGTCGACAGGCGCACTAAAGGGGGGCTCAAGTTCAAGATCTATCCCGGTTCATCATTGATGAAAACGAACGCGCAGTTTTCCGCGATGCGAAAGGGCGCCCTGGACATGTCATTGCTGGCGCTGTCTTATGCGGGGGGCGAGGTGCCCGAGGCGAACATCGGCTTGATGCCCGGCCTGGTGACCTCCTATGAGCAAGGCTACAGCTGGAAGAATGCGGAGGTCGGCAAGGAGCTCTCAAGAATTTTGCTGGACAAGGGCATCGTGGTGGTCAGCTGGATTTGGCAGGCAGGAGGCGTTGCGTCCAGAACCAAGGCGATCATTGATCCCGCCGATGCAAAGGGCATGAAGATCCGCGGAGGTTCGCGCGAGATGGATCTGATCCTGAAGGAAGCCGGCGCAGCGGTGGTGACCCTGCCATCAAACGAAATTTACGCGGCCATGCAAACGGGTGCAGTGGACGCAGCATTGACATCGTCCACCTCCCTGATTTCATTCCGCCTCGAAGAAGTCTCGAAGAGTGTAACGACAGGCCGCAGCAAGGCTTATTGGTTCATGTTCGAGCCACTGCTGATATCCAGGGCCATCTTCGACAATCTCAGCAAGGAGCATCAGGCGGCAATCATGGCGGCCGGCGCCGATCTGGAGCAGTTTGCCCGCCAGGCGGCACAACAGGATGACGTGGCGGTGGCGGAAATCTACAAGAAGGCCGGAGCCAACGTGGTCGACCTGGATGATGCCTCGGTCAAGAAGTGGCAGACCATCGCACGCGCAACGGCATGGAAGGATTACGCCGCTAAAAATGCCAATTGCGCCAACCTGTTGAAACTGGCGGAGAAACTGCTATGA